AGGAATTATTTACACAATACGATTTATTTTTAACACCGACAACTGCATACCCAGCACCGAAAATTGATGCAAGCCTACAAAGTGAAGCAATTTTTGCTAAATTAGCGCAAGCTGAAAATTTGTCTGAGGCACAAGCAGACGCACTTGTGTATGAAATGTTTGAAAAAAGCTTGGCTCTTTCGCCTTTTACCCAATTGGCTAACTTAACTGGGGAACCGGCAATTAGTTTGCCGACTTATCTTACTGCTGAAGGGCTACCTTTAGGAATTCAATTTATGGCAGCTAAGGGTCGGGAAGATTTACTTTTTCAAATTGGTACTATTTTTGAAGTAAATAAAAAATTTCATTTACCAAAAGCGTATCAAGATTAAATTGGACAAGACCAAACATATTGTTGCTGCTAGCTTTGGGGAATAAAAAGCATTCGCGGGTATTTGTATTTAACCTAGTAAATAAAAACTAGGATTAATAAATAATAAGCATTACAGGGGGAAGACGATGAAAAAATGGGCAACATTAGCAGTTATTGCAGTAAGCGGGATGGTTTTAGCCGCCTGTGGTAATGGAAATAGTAATACAAAAGCAGCAACAAAAGATGATAGTTGGGCTAAAGTAGAAAAGGAAAAAAACTTAACCGTTGCAACTTCGGGTACGTTATTTCCTTCTTCATACTATAACGATAAAAATGAATTAAATGGTTATGATGTGGACGTGGCCAAAGAAGTCGCCAAACGTTTGGGCGTCAAAGTTACTTTTAAGGAATACAATGTAGACGGTCAAATTTCTTCAATTAATCGCGGTGAGGCAGATTTTGCGGCTAATGACTTTGGTTTATCAAAAGAGCGGGCTAAGAAATTTTCCTTATCAGTGCCTATTAAATATTCTTTTGATAGCATGATTGTCCGAAAAAGTGATGATTCTGGTATCCATTCACTAGCTGATTTAAAAGGAAAAAAAGCCGCCGGTGAACCGAATACGAGCTATATGAAAATTGCGGAAAAATATGGGGCAACACCTGTAACTTATGATAATGCGACAAATGATCAATATCTAACCGACGTTGCCAATGGACGCACTGATGTTATCTTAAATGATTATTATTTACAAAAAATGTCCGTTGCAGCATTACCGGCTATTCCTGTTAAAATTTTAGAGGACGTGTATTTTAACGCTAACCACACAGGCTTTTTGTTTGTTAAAGAGCACAAGGCTTTAAAAGAAAAAGTTGATGAAACGCTAAAAGCTATGCAAAAAGACGGCTCGTTGAAAAAAATCTCTGAAACTTATTTTCAAACTGACGTTTCAGTTAAACCAAAACAAGAAATTAAAGAAACGGTGTCACCAGACTAATGTATATTCCAAAGCTTGATTTTGGCTTGATGCTTGCATCATTACCTTTTGTGTTGCAAGGCTTAAGTTATACGTTAGGGATTAGTTTGATTACTTTTTTATTGGGAAATATAATTGGGGTAATTCTTACAGTCTTGTCTTTTTTACCTAGTAAGATATTACGCAACCTAATTCGTTTTTATATCTCCTTTTTACGGGGAGTCCCAGCTCTGGTTTTGTTATTCTTACTTTATTTTGGGTTGCCATATCAACTGCCGGCGCTAACGGCTGCGATTATCTGCTTTAGCCTAACCAGCAGTGCTTTTATCGGCGAAATTTATCGTGGCGCTATTACAGGAGTAGAGCATGGACAATGGGATGCAGCTTACGCTACTGGCTTGAATTTTTGGCAGACGATCCGACTTATTATTTTGCCGCAAGCTTTTCGCTTATCCGTGCCGGCTTTAGGAAATGTGGCAATGGATTTAGTTAAAGGAACTTCACTGGCAGCCATGATTACGATTCCTGATATTTTTCAAAAGGCCAAAATTGTTGGCGGTCGGACATTTGATTATATGTCGATGTATATTTTAGTCGCTTTAATTTATTGGGGATTATGTATTTTGATTGGCTTTTGCCAACATCATTTGGAAAAATATTTTGAAAAACGTTTTGGCACGATAGACTAAGCCAAATGGTAGTGAGGGGATAGTTTTTTTTGCTATTCAAGATTACTGTAAAAGGATGATTAAATGTACAGAAAAATGCATATATTTAAATAATTATGAAAAAAATACTTGTGCATTTTTTTGTAACCTGTTATCCTTTGGGTAACGTTTACAAAAAAATTGGGAAGGAGGAAGCATGATGATTACATTAAACGAACTAAAATTCCATTCATTCATCGCAAATATTTCCTTACTCCCGTATGATATTTCCAATTAGTGCAATAGTATGCTGAATTAACAGTCAGACTCTGCCTTGGGTTTTATACTCGGGTAGAGTCTTTTTTGCGCGCAAAAATGATAAAAGCTATATCTTGCCAGAAGATTTTATCTAGCTTTTATAATAAAAACAGGCAAGGATTTCTTTTATTTTGGAGGTTATTATGAAATACGTTTTAAAGCATTTATTCACATATATTAAAGAACATAAAAAGCGTTACGCTGTCGTTTTGTTCTTTATGATTATTAACAGCGCGTTAGCTGTTGTACCAACTTATATTATTCGCTTGTTTATTGATGCCATTATCCAAAAGACACTGACATTTGCGTTATTGCTGCAATACGGTGGACTCTTTGCGTTAACGATTATCATGTGCTATTTGGCAGACTTTACTTGGACCTATCACTTGTTTATCGGGTCTTATGATTTGCAAAAAAGTTTGCGGGAGCAATTGATGGCGCATTTTCTAAAAATGGGGGCACCGTTTTATGAACGTTTTCGCACGGGCGATTTAATGACTCGTTCTAGTGATGATGTTCAAGTGATGGGGATGACTGTTGGTTATGGGTTAATGGTATTTATGAATACGAGTTTATTTTTGGGCTTTATTTTATTGATGATGGCAACGACAGTCTCAGCAGTTTTAACCATAATTGCATTATTGCCGATGCCGATTTTAGCCTATTATATTTTTAAATGGGGTTCAAAGGTCGATCGTCTTTTTACGGAAGCTCAAAATGCGGTTTCTGATTTGAATAGTGAAGTGTTAGAAATCATCGATGGCATTCGCGTGGTGCGGGCTTTTGGCTTAGAAGAAGAAACGCGCCAGGCATTTGAAGCGAAAACGACAGTCGTTAAAGAAAAAAACAATCGCGTTTCAGAACTAGATTCTCGCTTTGGTCCTTTGATTACGATTATCTTAGCCATTAGTTTTGTCACAAGTTTTGGTGTTGGGGCCTTCATGGTTCAAAAACAGCAAATCACAGTTGGTGCCATGGTTTCTTTTCAAGTGTATTTAACCATGATT
The DNA window shown above is from Enterococcus montenegrensis and carries:
- a CDS encoding amino acid ABC transporter permease produces the protein MYIPKLDFGLMLASLPFVLQGLSYTLGISLITFLLGNIIGVILTVLSFLPSKILRNLIRFYISFLRGVPALVLLFLLYFGLPYQLPALTAAIICFSLTSSAFIGEIYRGAITGVEHGQWDAAYATGLNFWQTIRLIILPQAFRLSVPALGNVAMDLVKGTSLAAMITIPDIFQKAKIVGGRTFDYMSMYILVALIYWGLCILIGFCQHHLEKYFEKRFGTID
- a CDS encoding transporter substrate-binding domain-containing protein; its protein translation is MKKWATLAVIAVSGMVLAACGNGNSNTKAATKDDSWAKVEKEKNLTVATSGTLFPSSYYNDKNELNGYDVDVAKEVAKRLGVKVTFKEYNVDGQISSINRGEADFAANDFGLSKERAKKFSLSVPIKYSFDSMIVRKSDDSGIHSLADLKGKKAAGEPNTSYMKIAEKYGATPVTYDNATNDQYLTDVANGRTDVILNDYYLQKMSVAALPAIPVKILEDVYFNANHTGFLFVKEHKALKEKVDETLKAMQKDGSLKKISETYFQTDVSVKPKQEIKETVSPD